From Paenibacillus sp. PvR098:
TTATTCCCTTATGGCTAGTCGTATGGCTTGATTTAGACTTCATTACATTATCCCGTAAATATCGATGTTTCTATTAGGAGAATGATATAATTAGAATATTCACTAATTTAGGAGTTCATGGGAGGTAGATGTCGTGCTGTATATTAATGGAGAATTCTGTAATGCCAGGTCCAATCAAACCTTTGACGTGATCAACCCGGCGACGGGAGAAGTAGTAGAAACCGTTGCCAAAGGGGGCGCGGAGGACGCGCAAGCTGCCATTGACGCAGCTCAGGCCGCACTGCAGCCGTGGTCCCGCTTAACGGCGAAGGATCGCTACACGTTTTTGACCCGAACCGCGGGGATTCTCCGCAGCCGTACCGAACCGATTGCGGAGCTGATCACCCGCGAGATGGGCAAACCGCTGGCGGAGGCGAGAGGCGAGATCGGTCTTGCGATCGACTATCTGGACTGGTACGCCGAAGAGGGTAAACGGATCTATGGAGATACCATACCAGCCTCTGCTCCGAACAAGCGCATCTTCGTGCTGCGTCAGCCGGTCGGTGTGGTCGGGGCGATCACCCCGTGGAACTTCCCGATCGCGATGATCACCCGCAAGCTGGCCCCGGCGCTGGCGGCAGGCTGCACGATCATCCTCAAGGCGGCGTCGGCTACACCGCTGGCCGCGATTGAGGTGTTCAAAGCGCTGCATGAAGCCGGTGTGCCCAAGGGCGTAGCGAACCTAGTGAACGGTTCCGCCTCCGAAGTGGTGGGCACCCTGATGGCCAGCCCCGTGGTGCGCAAGATTACCTTCACCGGCTCAACCGAAGTCGGCAAAGAGCTCGTACGCCAGTCGGCCGACACAATGAAGAAAGTATCGATGGAACTCGGCGGACACGCCCCGCTTCTCGTATTTGAGGATGCCGATCTGGAGAAAGCGGCAGAGGGAGCGATCGCCAGCAAGTTCCGCAACGCCGGTCAAACGTGTGTTTGTACGAACCGGATCTATGTGCAGAAGTCCGTGGTTGAGAAGTTTGCCTCCATTATGGCGGAGAAAGTAAAGAAGCTCGTCATTGGCAACGGCCTGAATGACGGCGTCAACATCGGTCCGTTGATCGACAAAGCGGCAATGGAAAAAGCGCAGGAGCATATCGACGATGCGGTGGAGAAGGGTGCCACCATCCTGGCGGGCGGCAGCAAGCTTATCGAAGGTGAACTGGCGGGCGGCTGCTTCTTCGCACCGACCGTGCTGCTTAACGCGACGCATGACATGAAGATTTCCTATGAAGAAACGTTCGGCCCGGTCGCGCCGATCTTTACGTTTGAAACCGAGGAAGAAGCAATTCGCTATGCCAATGACACCGTCTATGGGCTGGCTTCCTACATTTATACCAAAGACGGCTCCCGCATGTTCCGGGTAGCCGAAGCGATGGAGTACGGCATCGTCGGCATCAATGACTCCCTGCCAACTGTAGCGCAAGCTCCGTTCGGCGGGATCAAGGAATCCGGCGTCGGACGCGAAGGCGGCAAGTACGGCATTGAAGATTATTTGGAGTATAAATTCCTGTCCCTCCAGTTGGACCTGTAAAAGGATGATGGCTGTGGCTTATAGAAAAATAGATTCCGACATCGTACGCCGGGTGCGTGCCATCATTCCTGAACCCAAACGCGTGATGACGGAGAAAGCGGATTTGGCCGGCTATTCCTTTGACGGTTCGTTTGGGACCTATATGCCGGAGCTGGTCGTGCAGCCGAAAAGCACCGCCGAGGTGGCGTCCATCGTCAAGCTGGCCTATGAGGAAGTCATTCCGGTGTATCCTCGCGGCCAGTCGACCTCGCTTTCTGGAGGGCCGCTGCCGGTCGAAGGCGGCATTGTACTGGATCTGTCCCGGTGGGATCAGAAGCTGGAGGTCTACCCCGAGGATCTCATCGTGGTCGTTTCCCCGGGCGTATTGACCGGAAACATCCATGCGGCGGCGGAAAAGGTCGGGTTGATGTACCCGCCTGATCCGAGCAGCTCCGCGGTTTCGACGATCGGCGGCAATTTGGCCGAGAACTCCGGGGGGCCGCGCGGCTTGAAGTACGGTGTAACGAAAGATTATGTGCTGGGGCTGGAATTCGTCACGCCGCAGGGGGAGATTATCCGTACGGGCGGCCGCACGGTGAAGAATGTGACCGGCTATGACTTGACCAAGCTGATTGTCGGGTCGGAAGGGACGCTAGGCGTCATTACCGAAGCGACGCTGCAGCTGATTCCCAAGCCGCCGAAAACGGCGACGCTCCTGGCGATCTTCGATGATATCGTGACTTCCGGCGAAGCAATCTCGAAGGTGCTGACCTCGGGCATCCTGCCCTCCAAAATGGAGATCATGGACCAAGCCTCCATTCATGCGGTGGAAAACTACGAGCCGAGCGGGTTGCCTGTGGACGCCGAGGCGATCATCCTCATTGAGGTGGATGGCCACGCCCGCACGGTCGAGGAAGAGATCAAGGAAGCCGGGCGGATTTGCGAAGCCATCGGGGCCCGCGAGGTAAAGATCGCCAGCACGGCAGTGGAGGAGGCCAATTTGTGGAAAGCGCGCAAACTGGTGTCTCCGGCGATTACCCGGGTCAAGCCGACCAAGATTTCGGAGGACGCCACCGTTCCGCGCAGCCAGATCCCGGCGATGTTTGCCCGGTTGAAAACGATCCGCGAAAAATACAACGTCAACCTGGTTGTGTTCGGGCATGCCGGAGACGGGAATCTGCATCCGAACATTGTGGCCGACAAGCGGGACAAAGAAGAGATGAAGCGCGTCGAGCAGGCCGTGACGGAGATATTTGAAACGGCGATCGAGCTGGGCGGCACGCTGTCCGGTGAGCACGGCATCGGCAACATGAAGGCGCCGTTCATGGAGATGGAGTTGGGGAAAGCAGGGCTTCAAATGATGAAGCTGATCAAGGACAGTTGGGATCCGAAGAATATTATGAATCCGGGCAAGATTTTTCCTGCTCCCGGGCAGCGGCTCAACTTAACGGAGGGGTAGCAGCCGATGAACCGAAACAAAGAATTGCCTTACGACGAAACGATCCAATGTGTGCAATGCGGCTACTGCTTACCGGCCTGCCCTACCTACGTGACCATGGAACGGGAAACCCATTCGCCGCGCGGCCGGATCAATTTGGT
This genomic window contains:
- a CDS encoding NAD-dependent succinate-semialdehyde dehydrogenase translates to MYINGEFCNARSNQTFDVINPATGEVVETVAKGGAEDAQAAIDAAQAALQPWSRLTAKDRYTFLTRTAGILRSRTEPIAELITREMGKPLAEARGEIGLAIDYLDWYAEEGKRIYGDTIPASAPNKRIFVLRQPVGVVGAITPWNFPIAMITRKLAPALAAGCTIILKAASATPLAAIEVFKALHEAGVPKGVANLVNGSASEVVGTLMASPVVRKITFTGSTEVGKELVRQSADTMKKVSMELGGHAPLLVFEDADLEKAAEGAIASKFRNAGQTCVCTNRIYVQKSVVEKFASIMAEKVKKLVIGNGLNDGVNIGPLIDKAAMEKAQEHIDDAVEKGATILAGGSKLIEGELAGGCFFAPTVLLNATHDMKISYEETFGPVAPIFTFETEEEAIRYANDTVYGLASYIYTKDGSRMFRVAEAMEYGIVGINDSLPTVAQAPFGGIKESGVGREGGKYGIEDYLEYKFLSLQLDL
- a CDS encoding FAD-linked oxidase C-terminal domain-containing protein, translated to MAVAYRKIDSDIVRRVRAIIPEPKRVMTEKADLAGYSFDGSFGTYMPELVVQPKSTAEVASIVKLAYEEVIPVYPRGQSTSLSGGPLPVEGGIVLDLSRWDQKLEVYPEDLIVVVSPGVLTGNIHAAAEKVGLMYPPDPSSSAVSTIGGNLAENSGGPRGLKYGVTKDYVLGLEFVTPQGEIIRTGGRTVKNVTGYDLTKLIVGSEGTLGVITEATLQLIPKPPKTATLLAIFDDIVTSGEAISKVLTSGILPSKMEIMDQASIHAVENYEPSGLPVDAEAIILIEVDGHARTVEEEIKEAGRICEAIGAREVKIASTAVEEANLWKARKLVSPAITRVKPTKISEDATVPRSQIPAMFARLKTIREKYNVNLVVFGHAGDGNLHPNIVADKRDKEEMKRVEQAVTEIFETAIELGGTLSGEHGIGNMKAPFMEMELGKAGLQMMKLIKDSWDPKNIMNPGKIFPAPGQRLNLTEG